In Phalacrocorax carbo chromosome 1, bPhaCar2.1, whole genome shotgun sequence, the genomic stretch ttaattttgacaAATGTTTGGTGGTCttaggctggggctgggaggaagAGAGTGATCATATCTAAAGTTCTAAGAAGAGCTACTCtcctttttattaaatgcataCATCTGTTCTTATAACGACTACATCTTCTCCAGGCATTCACAATACTCCTTTTGCAAACCGTAGGGAAAGCCAAGTACGACTTAAATCCATCAAAACTACAGTACTGTTCCAACACTACAACTGCCTTCTCCCCATATATAGTTATATTCTTTCACCATATTTCCTCCCTCACAGTAAACACATGAGTCTTCTCCTTCTAGTCCTGCTAAAAATCCTCTCATTTAAGCTGACTCAGAACTGCACTGAATTTCaaatcttttttcctgaatCACAAGAGTTGAATGTCTTAATAGCATCTAACACCACCATGAAATCTGTGTGTTCATGAGAGTGATATCTTGCACCTGCAGTAATTTCACTGATGGCTTCTCATGTGTCCTTTGAGGGTTTGCCTGAGGCcaaaaaggcattaaaatgtGGCCAAAACACCCTCTTTGTATACATCTTATTTCCAGATTGGGTTCTGGCATCCTTTACTTAACCAGACTGTTCCCTTGCtttaaaacagtatttgctTCTGTGGGACTACACAGGGGGGAAATTAGTGCTCAGGCAGGACCTGGTAAGGAGCTATGCATTTAGAAAAGTATACAACCAGATTTGGACATTTGCTATAATCTGCTAGGTGCAGATTGGCAAACTTTGTACCACCAGCATTCTAAAAATGCAGCTATTTTGTGCTAGttctcagctttttcttcatatttttctttgtatgtgtGGAGTCCAAATTTCCATATAAGGAGACAGATAAATCCTGAAATTAAATAGCTGAGATCTCTGCTGCCCACCTACCACTTTTTGAGTATGCTTAACTGCCACAAGTTTTTCAAAAGGCTGTAGTTGTAGGAAATTACACTTTGAGTATGCTGCCATGAAGCCTACAACATGTAAGGTTTCTTTCCAGCAGATTCTGCAAAACGAGCGTGCGTTTTTTTATTAAAGGTCTATAAAACCCCAAAGGTCTTGCATTTGATGTGTTCGTTTTTCAATATCCTTTAGCCTCTGAGTCAACATGTCTACCACCAGAATGAGTCTGGGTGGGAACATAAGCTTCTGAGGAAGAAATAAGAACCAAAGGGTAGCTGATGTGCTGCTCTGACCTAGAAGCATACCCTGACCCCAAAGCCATAATAGTTTTCACCCATAGTAACCATGCAGACTGCTGAGGTCCTAAGGGTACTGCACTGCACAGATAAAATGAAGGCATCCTAGcaagaggaaacagcagcaTATTTCATGTATGCACAGTAATTTCATAACAGGTGGCAGAGGGGCAATTCTGGCTaatgaatgaaaagcaaaacttgtCTTTTTGGAAAGATACAGAACTGCTGACTATACCAGTCACCAAAGACAACCTTGGGTTAAAAACCTCCTGTTGGAAAGAAGAGtgcaattatattttttcttacccTTTTATAAACGTATCTGCCTTGAAAGAAGCTGCAGAGGTCTGCTGATTCATCCCCTAGTTCACACGTACAGACTTTACTGCTACCAAAAACAGTATGaaaattttttccccagtctgcAGGTCCATTCAACAAACCACAGCACTTGTTCTGCAAGATGGGAGGAAATGGgttgattaagaaaaaagtggtGATTTGCAGTTTGAGGAAAGTAGGCGAGGGAGGTGAGAACAACGAAGGAAAAATTTCCTCTCATCTTTTCCCATGTGGAAGTTGTCCCAAACTAGTATGTCTCAAACACCCTTTACATTTCCATACCGGTTATAAGAATGTAAGTGAAcaagttaacaaaaaaaaaaaaaagaaaaagaaaaagaaaaaaagtgcagaTTTTCAGTATACAGTGCTCAGAAGACATTAACATACTATAAATTTAGTAACTGTCAGTGGAATTGGAACATGGAACGATGCTCAGTATAGTATTTTTTGAGAATCAAGTCTTCTTTCTGCAGGTTATACTTGCAGAGGTAAGTAACAGCTCAGTAATATCCACATTTCACATATTGAAAAACCAggctgaaaatgtaaaattcagGCACATAAAACTTTGAAatctagaaaaagaaatgccttGAATGATGGTTAGCTCTTTAAATTAGAAATGGACGAGGAGGCCAGGGTTCCATTTGGGGTTTGTGAAACCTAAACCAGGTGCAGTTTCACTTCATGTTCCATTTTATTCAAGCCACTAAAGCTCAGGGGTGCAGACTTGGGTTTGAGGTCCTCcctgttttaaaaagcagctggaaaTGTTCACATAATTTTGTATAAAAGTAAAGGCTGTGGGACATAATAAAGCAATCCTggtctatttaaaaattaatacagtaattatgggattttttcattttgctcacCCTTCAATCATCTCTCCAGGGAGCTGCTTATTATATCAGAAGAAATAAGCTGGCTCAGAAGCAGAGGGCTAGGGTGGAATGGGGAAGAAATGGAAGTAATATAAGCCACCCAAATATTGTTTCTcgcttccttttctttcacaccaccagcctttaaaaaaataggaattCTTTAAGCCTACCCATCAAAGTCATTACACActaaggacttaaaaaaaacccaacagcaggCATTCTGTCAATTTATAGACACAGGTACCTAGTGGGAGGGACAGCAGTGATATCACCACCAGTGATATCAGTGAGATTCAAGGGTATGCTCTGTGTGACACCCAGGAGCAAGCTGGCACTGAGTGTCCACCTTGTGGGGTCCTGCAGGTGGGGGAAGCCAGGACAGGTGTAAgcacagtgaaaacaaacctcccttttatatttccttcctccttcttacaGAGTAAAGTATGGCATTTAATGACCTCATAggatatttcaaattaaatacaCTCCTGgagttttccttctccctggGGTAATCTTGCCTTAACAGTACTGGATAGTTCTTAGCTCAGATACAGTGAAGGAGCAATGTCCCTTCAAAAGGGAAAGCTGTAACAAAGGAACAGGCAACCTTCTCATGAAAGAGCTTAGCTAACTGTCAGTCTCTCTTGCATGCTGCGTATCCTTGCTCCATTGCTCTTATAAACACTATTGCACAAAGAAATCATCACAGAAAGCCCATGTCATATCAAGAGAGCAGAAGCCTCTTGCGTAGTGTTTTAACTTGCATTTAAGTCacttccccatccccagggaatGAAATTTGAATCTATGGCACAGTAGCCATAAAATGAAGCGTAGACAAATATTAGAGATGGAACAGATAGCAACAACCCCTGCCCTTGGATTCACTTTCATTACCATGGTCTCAAACTTCTGGAACTTCTCTTGAAACACTTTTGATTCTTCTGCAGAACTTTGCAATGTATTCACATTCTCCAGAAGAGTCTTGTTAACAGATGTTTCAATCTGcaagtgcaaatatttttagttttcagagaagaaacaaaactctGGGAAGACATCAATTAAAAGGCAGAATAATACTGTACCTGAGATCTGTACACTGCTCCTAGAATACCTGCTGTGACCTGAAGGATCAGGATCAGAAGCAGCCCAATAAAAAACTAGGAAgaaaccaaaagagaaaaatatagtACCTTTGACCAAAATTATATAATTTCTCCTAAGTGAATGTTAAGCTTTCACCTGCTTGAATATCCATGTAGGTAAAAGGAACTGAAGTTCCAGTCAGAGCTACTCCAGTTATTCCTTCTTTGGCAATGGGAAAATGGGGTGCTAATGACAGAGCATGCTCAGCTGGTGATCAAAACAAGGTGCACACCAGAGTAGTGGCATGATGGGCAGTGTGTAGGTGAGAGCCATTGGGCAGGAGGACAGGGAGGATGTCCTAGGAGAACCAGCAAAGGGAGCAACTGGGAATTTATGATGTTAAATGGGATAGGTAGCAGGGGAGGATTGGTGGAGGGAACTTTGGTGATggctgaatggaaaaaaagctAGTGACATGCTTGGGGCTCGCTGGACCCTGTCTTCTTGTTGATGAGACCTCCCATCATTTTTTCTGCACTAGAATTCAGAAGGGGCTCAAGCACAAGGTAAGCAATGAAAACACATGATCATAATCAAGCATTTGGTTAAGCAAAAAGGCACTCATCCTCATGTGATACAGCCTGCAAGGACTTTATCCATCAAATGTAGCTGTGGTCTGTTAAAGGTAGCCAAACGTTTTTCTTTCCTACCAACAGCAACATGCACTGGCTCTCCTTTATGGCACCGCAGCACCCCAGAAACCCAAGGACCATAATGATGGAGCCCACAGCTATCAGCAGATCAACCCCTGCAAACAGGCTGCTGTCTATCTCCAGCTtctggaaagagaaggaaaaaaaatttttttcagctacaaGAAGCTTGTCCTAAAAATATCTGTATCCCCCAAAACATGAGAATTACTTCATAACTGGTAAATATACTGATTAGCAACCATGGAGGAATTCTGATccataaataaacaaacttcTAGTGCTCCcttcttaaatgttttgttgGGGAGCTCAGTGGAACCTGGCTTTTCATAGTCTCTGTCTCTGCACAAGATGAAAGCCAACCTTACAGAATAAATAAAGATCTCTTGTCTTTAAAGTGGTTTTTGGTTAGTTTTCAATCGATGAATCTTTGCTTTTCACTGAAAGTAGAAAAACTGGTCATCTTAAAAATCCTCCTACATTGACCAAATGTTAAAGAAACGAAACCTTGTTTTGTCATTAGAAGGCCAGGAACATACTCTGAGGCTGTTCCTGGGAGAACACTTCTCAGAGTGATGCTGGATATACTAGACAAATAGGTAGATgtattttccaaagcagctttctttttcttttttttttttttttttaggcatgATCTCTAATATTACCCTCAGAGAAGAGGACTGTATTTTGATGTGCGGGACATTCAACTAAACAATTCATATACCTCAATATTATTAAATATCAAATTATTCAGTTCCCACAGGACTGACTAAGGCCAAAGGccaaaatagagaaaaaatgttcaaaGAACATTTTCCAGTGTGGTTGGTGCCAAGATTAGCAAAAATGTCTGGAAGTTGTCACATTCATCTTCTGATGGAAATTGCAAAGGTATATAGACAAGTATAATTTGAAGAATGTGTTGTTCTTTCCCCTTCCAAGTTGGACTGAACCTCCTGTTATTTATTCTTAGAAAGCTCTATTCATCTACAGCCAAATCCTTATGGTCTTTTCAATTATTGCTCAGGCAAAACACATACATTGGTTTTGAATGGGAACTTTGCCTGCCTAGAGgcaaaaatgtgagaaaaagctttccattttggTGCCTATTCTTAATTCACGGTTTTGGGGGAGTACTAAGGGTCACTTCAGGAAACCAGTTTGGGACACACTTAAGTATACTTTTCTGAATAGGAAACTCTCAAAAAAATGAGAAACGATAACAGTGGTTATGTTTTTCCAAGCTCCATTGTACCATCTGAACCACCACACTGTAGGTGGCCGATTAGCAAGTATGGCGATTTTAGCTTCTCGTAAAATGTTGTTTGAGGAGTGAAAGTTGTCCTTTGTCCTCTCTCACAGCCGAGAGCAGCAAAGCTCTCCACCATGACCTAATTTACCCCATGGGGCAATGTCATGATGAACTGAGTTCTGTTGCATCCAACCTCTGCCAGACATGAGACATCTGGGACTGGCTAAGGGCAACAGTGTCATCAGCCAAATGGCAGGAAAGATATAAAGCTATCTTCTTATCTCCACCAtcttttcatttccaaatgGGAAATACTGATTTAAATATTACTGTTCTTAACTAACGGACTGCAGTAGAACAGCAGAGGAGTGATCTGAAGACTTGCAACTTAATCTATGCTAAAGGCTCAatctgaaagctgaaaaaaaaaaatgcttccatGTCACACCTGGACATTTTTTCACTTCTATGGCCAGAAAGCctttttggaaaaagaagtatgcaaattaaattttcaaCTTAATTTACATTTGTATGGCAAAAATTCACAAGAAATATACTGCTTAAACCTTAGAGTCAGATTGTTCTTCCTGTTAGTATAACAAAGCACCAACATACAAAGATTGCACAATGCCTTTCGGAGAAGTATCCACGAGCTGTGAAATCAGCTTCTCTCACGGGCTGTGGAAAACGTGCTGTGAGTCAGAGGCCAATGCCACTGGAAGTACACTTGGCAAAAGGTCGGCAGGGCCCACAGGGCCAAAGGCCCTTTGCACCAACAGGACCAGCCTCTGCTGCATGTCTGCAAGACCAAGGGCTCCTCAAAATTGTATTTTCCCTAGCtatgcagaaaaggaaagtcataAAGTCTGAACTAATTTAATAACCCAGATAAAATCCCGGACGGGAACTCCGGGACTTACTTCACCCCTCCAGAAGGGCTGTTAGGACATTTTAATCCTAAGTAAAGATTTTTGGGTCTCTAAAACTCTTTCTATACAaatatgaggggaaaaaggatAAGGTGTTTTTAAAGAGCCACTGaaaatagaagggaaaaatcCTTGCTCCCTTTCAAAGTTTCAGTTACTGGGGAAGTAAGAATTGTGTTATTGAAGACAGtaagaaaggtaaaaatattcCCTACAAACATATGGAAGTAACCCTACGTATATGTATGGCTATACTATTCTAATAGGGAAAGACACTGAAAAGTCTAGGAGCCACATGGCTCCTCGTTATTCTCTCTAACACTGAAATCGATACCAAAACCATCATTAATTTTCATTagaggagagagagacacaTGTTTTCCAGCAGGAATCAGTGTGCATCTGCAGGAACCTGCATTAATAACACTAGAGGATACTTCTTGTAGTTACATGTCTGTGCTTATGTCGATCACTTTATCTGACTACCCGCACCACCTTGTTTAATCTTAAACATCATAAAATGCATTAATCTTTGCCCACACAAATGACCACAACAAAAACATAACAAATTTACCGAAATGAAGATAGGAAATGACTTGCACATTTTACATGTTTCTGGAATGACTGCATACATTTACCTGCTGAACGTCTTTGCTAACACGTATCCATATAGAGACTCCCAAAATAATGGAACCACACacctgaaggagaaaataaagaatatttagaAAGGTCAGCAATTTTACATTAACATTCAGCATCCAAATTGCACCAGATGCTGGCCAAAATTCTGAAATCATTTGTTTGGCAAAGTGAAAGAAACGTGAATTGCTGGAGCATAGAATATTGATTCATAGCCAGGAAACTTCATAAGGGTAGTTAAATCTTCAGTTATGCACCAAATCCCTGATGTTTCTACCT encodes the following:
- the TSPAN8 gene encoding tetraspanin-8, with amino-acid sequence MAGVSSCMKYSMFIFNFLFWVCGSIILGVSIWIRVSKDVQQKLEIDSSLFAGVDLLIAVGSIIMVLGFLGCCGAIKESQCMLLLFFIGLLLILILQVTAGILGAVYRSQIETSVNKTLLENVNTLQSSAEESKVFQEKFQKFETMNKCCGLLNGPADWGKNFHTVFGSSKVCTCELGDESADLCSFFQGRYVYKRPCGGVVIEYLKDHLLIIMGIAFGLAVIEILGLGFSMSLYCQIQKK